In the genome of Arachis stenosperma cultivar V10309 chromosome 2, arast.V10309.gnm1.PFL2, whole genome shotgun sequence, the window taatcGTTAAAAAACTATACAGATTCGACTGATTAATCAATTTTTGacctattattttttattttgattaatttgTTGCCAACCGATTTTTATCTTAGATAGAACCAATTTAATGATTGATTCTCAATTAATCAAGTCAAACGAGCCGGTTCGATTTGGTTTTTAGAATCGTGCAAACTCTCACACAAATaaatctttatatatataataatgtttGCAGGGAGTATGTTGGGGCATGTTCAGTTGAAGTTAAAAAGCTGGCTTCAAGAATCTTGAGGTTGATTAGTGAAGGGGCTGGTTTGGAAATTGAATATTTTGAGAAAGGGGGGCTTAGTGGATCAATGTTGGTGTCATTGAATCATTACCCAGCATGCCCTGAGCCAAGTTTAACATTGGGAGTATCTAAGCACTCTGATCCTAACCTTATAACAATTTTATTACAAGATTATGTTTCTGGCCTTCAAGTTTTGCATAATGGACAATGGATTGCTGTTGAACCTCTTCCTGATGCATTTCTTGTCAATGTTGGCTTTCAATTACAGGTACACTAGCTGTACCTCTGaaataatagaagaaaaattatttagaatcttcgctttttcttttaattattctttAGAATAAAGTGACAAAtagatttctaaaaatttacatttcagataaattaatttttgaaaaaaaaaagtataccAATGAAGTCCTCCACTATAGCACATGTGAATGTATTTTTAAGTTGGTCTCTTGATTCTCTATTATCATGGTAGAATgtgttatttaattattttgaacaTAACTTATCCACATTTATTATCTTAAACGACTttattaatacttttttttaaggattaatttgtccaaaataattaatttgtctaaagtgtaatttttcaaaaaaaaaaaatttatcactttattttattctttattatttacttttaaaaattctCTAATAAGATGTcatgaattatttttaaaaattataaataacaaCCCATAAAAATTACCAACCGATTCTATAGCtgaaaaaaacacacacaagCACTTACTCTGAAATATTGTGATCTACCAAATTTGGtagacattattattattattattattattattattattatattattattattattattattattattattattattattattattattattattattattattattattattattgagatATGGATACTTACTTTGAATTACAGATAATAAGTAATGGGAGGCTACAGTGTTGTGATCACAGGGTTGTGACAAATTCAAGTGATGCTCGCACAACTGCTGCATTTTTTGTTGCACCTTTAGATGATTCTTTCATAGAGCCAGCACAAGCTTTCATTGATAAATATCATCCACCACTTTTCAAGTCTTTCAAATATAAGGATTTTAGGTCATATTACATTGCTGAGAAGGGTGATACTGAAGTGGTGATGGAATCATTTCTAgcttaaaaaaatgttatttaacTATGAAATAATGTTCTgttaagaaaaaaaagggggatgatttaataatcatgtaaataattagtccaaaagaaaaaacaataaTAGATAAATGAAATATGTTGTATGAGAATTGTTTAGCAGTTTTTGCttgttattattaaatatatggaATAACCATGCATTTGATAATGGTTAATAGTGTCTTTTTATTGATTGATCCAATTCAATAATCCATCCTTGGCAACTATATATTTCAAAGGTAGGGGGAAAatgtattttaaataaatttgatttGTTATGTGGGActtataatatatattcttcttattttttgtataattgTCAAAATTAATTGTTTAAACAATATTCTTGTTAAAATTTGCATTATATAATATATGAGTAGCAGTGCTCAGTTATTGcataactttttctttttcattttcttcttcaacaACACATTATATTagcatgaaaaataaaacagagtttaattttgttaaaggattttttttaagtattagagtttaatttgtttaagtaaatattattatgtggtttaaaaaataaaaaatcatatatgcaattttcaaaattttaaaattaataaatttattttatctaaaattatattaatttaaaaaaaattaagattaagATGTGtagataaattttatattatgtttTGTGCAAATTGATATTGTTAGAATATCTGTTAGAATATTCTAATTAAAGAACAAATCATTGGGTATAAgagaaaatcaaggaaaatcAAATGTAATCAATTAGGATTATTTCTATATTTAGTTTCCTAATTACTCTATATTAAGAGAGCTATTGTAACCAAATAAAAGATAACCAAAAAAAAGACTTTTCTGATCCTACTCTCTCTATTCCTCTGTTGTTTTACTTATCCTAATCCTCGATACCATCGCAagttggtatcagagcagtgtTAGATCCTGGGCACTCAGCAAAAACAACAACATTGTTCCAATATCCCTTCAAACACCCAAAAATGTCATCCACAGATGACGAAACTAGCAACAACAGAAATCAGAGTAATTCCTCGACCATCACTGATGAGCTAACCTTGCAAATTGCAAATATGCTTCGTAATGGTCTAGGAGTTCAGCAAACACAGGCCAATCTTGACAATCTGTCAATTGGTTTCAAATTAAATGGAGACAATTATCCATTATGGGCAACCCTTATGAAGAAAGCTATTGGTGGTAGAGGAAAAAAAAGTCACTTGACAGGTGTTCCTCCGGCACCAGAGGAGACAGAACCCGCATATGAACAATGGGAACAGGCAGACCAAGCAGTCTTTACTTGGATTATTCAGAATATCGAGACAAATTTAATGAACAATGTCTCTCAGTTTCCTACCGCAAAGGCTCTATGGGAAGGATTGGCTACCACCTATGGAAGCGGGACAGATCCGGTGCAAATCTATGATTTACATCGAAAAGCAAACACACAGAAGCAGGGACAAGACACCCTAGAGGATTTCTGGAACAAATTACAAGCCATTTGGATGGCCATTGACAGGAGGCAACCTAACCCTATGCAGTGCACTACAGATATTGCAATTTTCAACAAAATTAAACAAGAGCAGAGACTATATCAGTTCCTAACAGGGATTGATGAGAAATTTGAAGCTATTAGAAGGGACCTTTTGATGCAAGAAAAGACCCCTTCAGTAGAGTCCGCCTACGCTGCCGTCCGGAGGGAGGCGGCCCGACTTCAGATCCTGAAGCCTACCACCAGCAGCGAAGGGAGCACATCATTAGGGGAGGTTGGAATCGGTTTAGTCGCGAGGAACAAACAGGGACAGGGACCGAGATGGAATCGCTCAGAAACAGCCGGCCGGCGTTCATCACAACGAGAGAAGGAAGATAAAAGTCACCTCCTTTGTACTCATTGCGGGATGAGGAAGCACACCAAGGAGACCTGTTTCAAAATCGTAGGCTACCCCGAGTGGTGGGAAGATCCCAAGCCAAAAAACCACAAGGCCGCCACTGCCGTGGGCAACCCACAGGCCGCCAGCAACAGCGGTGGTGACGCTGGAAGAGATAAGAGACAGAGTCACAAGCAATCCATGGGAGAGCTGCAGTCGCTCATGGAGGTAAGAGCAGAGGGGAAACCGCGCATGGAGAAGAAGAGAGCTCTGAAGAGAATGAGAACCCTAATGGGCTGTTTGGGCCAGATGACCCTAGTAAGTGGGTTGGTCTAAATAAAAGGGGCGATGAGTCCGTAGCCCAAACCCCTTTCATGGCCCAAATCTCTTCAAA includes:
- the LOC130962139 gene encoding protein DOWNY MILDEW RESISTANCE 6-like — its product is MEKLVSSWGNNVKALPHNYIFPPELRPGNNLKILFTTNIPVIDLRELENHHHRFQTIQKIIKASEEFGFFQVINHGVDINLMKETRKVMKELFEMGDEYKQKLYSEDPLKPCRLYTSRPTYATDDNLHLWRDSFIHPCHPLDQWQHLWPQNPTKHREYVGACSVEVKKLASRILRLISEGAGLEIEYFEKGGLSGSMLVSLNHYPACPEPSLTLGVSKHSDPNLITILLQDYVSGLQVLHNGQWIAVEPLPDAFLVNVGFQLQIISNGRLQCCDHRVVTNSSDARTTAAFFVAPLDDSFIEPAQAFIDKYHPPLFKSFKYKDFRSYYIAEKGDTEVVMESFLA